TTCCCGTCGCAGGTAAAAACAGCATCCAGCGCGTCTCCGTCTTTAACATCCTCCGAAAACAGCGTAAAAGCCGGAACACCGGGAACCGCAGCCGGTCTGTCAGTGTGAGCAGGCTGGCAGGATACGAACACCGCCGCTGCAAAAACCATGAAAGCTGTATTTTTCACAATATATCCCTCCATTGGCGGATAACGCGAAATGACGGTTTTTCGGACCCTTAGCGGCTGTTCAACCGATTCCCGGCTATTCGTCTTAATCGTTAGTGATATTTTAGCAATTCAAAACCTTAAAGAAACCGTCGGGCGGCGTTTGCCGCCGCGCAAATTGACTTATGGGGTGAGATGTTGTTAAACTTCATTTAATACGCGCGTTCATATAATATCGCGTACCAAAGGGGGTTGCCGCTTATAAAGCTTTCCATGAAAAATGAAAAAGAAGTTTTTGCGCTTAACTCGACTGTCATAGTATTTCTCTTTTTATACGCTCTAGGCAGCGGAGTTTTTTTCCCAAAAAAAGCTATGGGGCAAACCACGCCCGGCAATTCGGAGATAATCGCGCTTGCGGGCGGCGGCACGGTGCTCCAGCAGGACATTCTGGACTGGCAGGCGGCGCAGGCCTGCTACGGGGAAGACGCGTTAACTTCGCGCAGGGCGGGTTTCATGCGGATGTTCGAAGCCACTATACTGGAGGAAGTGCTGCGGCAACAGGCGGCGCGGCCCCTGACTCCCGAAGACTATAAAAAAGAAGTCGAGAGAATAGACTCCGAAACCCGCGCTCCGGATATTCTTGCCTGCATAAAAAAGCACTTCGGCGATGATACCGGCCGTTACAAGAGGATATTTATCAGGCCCATTCTTGTGCAGCAGTTTATACACGAGTTCGTGAAGTCCAACCCCAAGGTTCAGGAGAAGGCGTATGGTCTGCGCGCTAAAATCTCAACGGACGTGGTAAAAGGAGTTCCGTTTAAAGACATAGCTTCGGCGCCGGATGTCGCCTATTCCTCCGCGACATATTCGCTGGAAGCGGATACCCAGACCGCGGCGGGAGCCGCGCCCTGGGAGAGGTGGTCGCCTTTTGAAGCCGCGTTCATAGAAGAAAATCTGAAGGAGCTTGCTCCGGGACAGGCAAAACAAAATCCGATCGAAGACGAGACTGATATAAAATTCGTCAGGCTGATAAGCGTTGACGGCAAAAAATATTACTTTGAATCTTTGACGGTTCCCAAGCTTACCACGGAGGGATATCTGAAGGCGATACCAAAGCTGCCGTGCAGGATAAACGACAAGGAACTGCATGATTGGGCAGCCCCCATAAGGAACCCGATACTGGTTGCGACGGAAATCGCGCCGTAAATCAGTAAGAATTCCCGAAAATCGGCCGTTTGACGGCGATCAGCCCTTACGGCGCGGACACAGGCTTGCATGGATATTTTTATCCGGTTATCGTCTTTATCTTTCTTACATCACGACTGCGGCCGCTTCTATTGCCATGCCTGAAAACTTTCACCTGACCGCGGCGGTTGTCATTCCCGCTTATAACGAAGCTAAGCGCATTTCAGCCACTTTGGAGGCTTTGACGTCTCATATCAGGCAGGGAACGCTCAAGCCGCTGGACATTCGCGAAATTATAATCTCGGATGACGGGTCCAACGACGAGACAGAGGCGGTCGTCCGAAAGTTCAAGCCCTCCCTGCCGAACCTGAAACTCATAAAGAGCAAAAGGAATTTTGGAAAGGGCCATGCCGTCAGGACCGGGTTTTTTCAAGCCAGCGCCGACTGGGTGCTGGTGGCTGACGCGGACATGTCGACCCCCTGGACCGAGGCCCGCCGGCTGGCTTTGCATTGCCTTCAACAAAAGGCCTCCGGAGCCATCGGCTCCCGCGGCTTACCGGAAAGCAACATCCTCAAGCACCAATCTTTTTTCAGGGAAAGGCTGGGAAAATCGTTCAACCTGCTTGTCCGCGCTTTAACCCGGCTGCCTTATACGGACACGCAATGCGGGTTTAAATTGTTTAAAAGACAGGAGGTTGAAAAGATTTTTGCCTCACTGAAGATCGACCGCTTTGCCTGGGACGTGGAATTCCTCGTTTTCTGCCGCCGGGCCGGCGTAAAGATAGTCGAGATCCCTGTGACCTGGGAAAACAGCGAGCAGACCCGGGTGAGGATGCTTCGCGACGGATTTGACATGGCGTTCTCGGTTTTGAGCATTTCTCCCGGAAACGCCGCCGTCCCCGCGTTGTTCGCCTGCGCGGCCTTCTTTGTGCCGCTTGCCGCGTACCTGCTCACCCTGGCGCCGACGGCCTTCTGGCAGGATTCAGGCATTTACCTGGCTGCCGCCAGAGAATTCGGTATTCCCTATCCGACGGGATTCCCCCTTTATGTGATCATGACGTACCTGGCCGGACTCGTTCCTATTGGGACTTTCGCCCAGCGGGTCCATACAGTTTCCGCTTTAGCCGGCGCGGGAACCTGCCTGGCCGTCTACCTGACCGTAGTCAGATTGTCAATTAAAGGGGAGCGGCCGGGTTTGATGGAGAGAAGCGCGGCGTTTATCATGGCGCTTGGCGCCGGATTTTCATTCGCCCTATGGTGCCAGGCGGTCAACTCCGAGGTTTATTCTCTCCACGCTTTCATCGTGGCCCTGATGCTTTATTTCCTTCTCAGGCTGGATGAAAATCCCTCCCTGGCCTGGTCCCTTTGGCCCCTGGCTTGCGTGGCGGGTCTTGGATTTGCCAATCATCCCATGATAGTGGGCATGCTGCCTGTTCTCTGTTTCGCCATATGGAAGCATAAGGACAAGGCAAGGACATGGCTGAAAGTCTTTCCCGTGTTCCTGCTCGCCGGGCTTCTGCCTTACGCTTACTTTCCATTCCGGTCAAGGGCCAATCCCCTGACCGACTGGGGAGACCCGGAAACGCTCGGTAAATTCATCCATCTGATTTCAGCCACTCATTGGACCGCTGAAAAGGCGTCTTATTCTTTTTTCGGCCACGATTTCTGGATGCGGGTCGTTGATCTATTCCGGCTCTTTTTTCTTCAATTCGGGCCTGTTGCCATACCCCTCGGATTCATAGGCGGCATAGCCCTTCACAGGAAAAAATATTTTTGGTTCTGGTGCCTTACAATAGCCTGCGGCTTTGCCCTGTTTCTGCCTATGTTATATCACCAGACCGCGGAATTCGAGAGTTGGTTCATACCTGCCTATATTGTTTTTACTATCGCGGCAGGCCAGGGGACTTTCGAAGCGATCCAGAGGATCAATGCCCGATGGCCGGATCGTCCGGGGATGCCCTGGGCCTTCCTGCTTGCTTTGGCACTGGTTTATCCGGGTTTGCTTTTGACCATAGCTTTGCCCGACGTGAACCGCGCGAAAGATTGGGATGCTGAAGATTATGCGACCAATATCCTGCGCGGGGTCGGACCCGGCGCTATCTTCTTTATCAGCGGAGACAATCCATCAAGCACGGTCTTATACGAACAGGCCGCCTTGGATTTGCGGCGCGACGTGGCGGCGGTAAATATAGACGCTCTCTGGGCGCCGTGGTATCGCGACCACATGAACAAGAACCTGCATCTCTCCTGGGGCCGGCTCAGGGCGCCGCCTCCCGGTTCGGATTACTCCCCCGGAGATTATGCCATGGCCCTGATCCGCGGAAACCCGGGCAGGCCCGCCTACATTCTGATCCCCAAACATCTGGGTTCTCAGCCGAATGTTCAGTTTAGTCCGGCCGGGATGGTTTTTCGGATATCCGAAACTCATATTGAGGAGCCCGCATGGAAATGGGACTTCAAATTCCATGATCCGGAAACGCTGATCCGCAAAAGACGGCCGGACCAGCGCCGGCTTATCAATGACATCCGCAGAGAGATGAAGCTGGGATTCCTGCAGGCTTATTCAACGGGTGGGGCGGAGTTCCTCCAGCGGAATGATTTTAAGGAAGCGGCCTTGCTTTACGCGAAGGCCGTTGAGCTTGCCCCGGATCGGGAGGATTTGCGCTTGCGCCTGGGCGTTGTCCTGGCTCAGATGGGCGACTATCCCGCGGCGCGCGGGGTTTTCACGGAATTGGTCAAACTGTTCCCGGAAAACTACCAGGCTTATTACGACCTTGGCAATGTTCTGCTTGAGCTTGGGGATAAGCGGGAAGCGCAGGGCGCATATCTCAGGGCCCTGGAGATCGAGCCGGGTTTCGAGATGGCTAAAAAGGCTTTGGGCGGACTTTAGGGTTCGCGTCAGAATAATATGAGCCGCAGACAGAACCCGAGTTGAAGCGGCTATCGGCCTGGACGGTAACGGCGGGAGGAGTTCTCTGACGCTTGCCCTGAAAAGGCTCGCTAAAGATGAGTTTACCGGGAATGTAAGGGCCTGTAATTTTTTCACGACATCGCCCGCCCCCGCCATGCCCGGGGCGGTCAGGTTCAGGCGGAAGCCATACGCTTTTCCTCCCCAAAGCCAAAGTTTTATATAATTTTTACATCGGCCTACCCGCCTAAGGAGAATTAAAATGGGATTCAATCTGAAAAACAGGAACTTCCTCAAAGAACTTGACTTTACAAAGGAAGAATTGGTTTTCCTTCTGAAATTGTCCAAAGACTTCAAAGCCGCGAAATACGCGGGCGCCGAACAGCAGAGACTTACCGGCAAGAACATAGCCCTGATCTTTGAAAAAAGCTCCACCCGCACGCGCTGCGCTTTTGAAGTGGCCGCGCTCGACCAGGGAGCCCATGTGACCTACCTTGAACCGACAGGCAGCCAGATGGGACACAAGGAAACGGTTAAGGATACCGCCCGTGTTCTGGGCAGGATGTATGACGGCATCGAATACCGCGGTTTCGGTCAGGCGATAGTGGAAGAACTGGCCAGGTTCGCCGGCGTTCCCGTATGGAACGGACTGACGAACGAATGGCACCCGACCCAGATGATGGCCGATGTGCTGACCATGACGGAGCACTCTCCCAAGCCGCTTGAGAAAATCTCTTATGCCTATGTCGGAGATGCCCGCTTCAACATGGGCCGCTCCCTGCTGGTGATCGGCTCGATACTCGGCATGGATGTGCGTATAGGCGCGCCCAAGGGCCTGCAGCCCGATGCCGGGCTTGTAGCTACCTGCAAAGAAATATCCAGGATTTCCGGCGCCCGCATTACCGTCACCGATAAGGCCGCCCAGGCCGTTAAGGGCGTGGACTTCATACATACCGACGTGTGGGTCTCGATGGGCGAACCCAAGGAAGTGTGGGCGGAGCGCATAAAGCTGCTGAAACCCTACCAGGTCAATCCGGTGCTCATGAAAAAGTCCGGCAACAAGAACGTGAAGTTCATGCACTGCCTGCCGGCTTTCCACAACGCGGACACCAAAGTCGGAAAACAGGTATCCGAGCAGTTCGGGCTGCGCAACGGCATTGAGGTTACCGAAGATGTTTTCGAATCAAAAGCCTGCATCGCTTTCGATCAGGCGGAGAACCGTATGCACACGATCAAAGCCGTAATGGTCGCAACTCTCGGACGCTGACACAATGCCATAAGCCATATGCCGGAAGCCATAAGCTCTAAACAATATTTTTAGCAGAGCAGGCCAGGCCGTAAGCGACAAACAGAAAGCGACAAAAAGGCCGTCCCCCACAACCTGGGGAACGGCCTTTTTACTTTTAAGTTATGTTATTACGGCCGGTTATAGAAGTTTGAATATTTCCAGCGTACCATCCACTATCCTGAAACCGTAGCCGGGCTCCATCTCCGGATAGGTCACCCCGGGCGGCATTAAATCCGCGCGGTTCAGAAAATACAACCCGTCCGCCCCCACGGGGGACAATATCACCACCAGGTTTTCGGAGAACCTGGCGCCGCCTTTACCCTGGAGAAGTTCATTGCCGTAGACCAGCTTATAGGGCCTGCCCAGCCTGACATCCAGGCCTTTACCCGCCACCGCGTTTCCAAGCTGAGCTAAAGTGGAGGCAAACACCTTCACGCGGCCGCAGGTTATCTCTATCCTGCTGGAGGGGATGTCGGTGAGAGCGGCGTAGATCTTCACGGTAAGCTCATCGCCTCCTATAATGACTTTCTTTAAACCGCTCGTAATGAAGGTATTGATGATATCCGTGGCTTTGACAAAATAGTTTTCCGTGGGGCCGGCGGAAAGGATCAGAAAGAACCTTTCCTTATCGGCGCAGGACTGGCCTCCGTTAGGGCAATTCGCGGCGGTGTAGCCGCTGAATTTAATGCTGGCGCCGTGCGGGGTCCGGAAAGACAGGCCGGCGTCGATATAAGAGTTGAGGATAGAGTCAAGTTTAAACGAATACACCACATTTCCGGCGCGCCCATCGGGAACAGCAGTTGCGGACTTCCCGGACCTTTCGGTCAGCGGCAGGGCCTTTGGAGCTTGAAAAATATCCCCCATATATTTAAAAAACGCATCCATCTCCGCCACAGATTCACCTTCGACACTGGAAGCGTGGGGAGTCGGCAGGGAAATTTCGGTACTGGCGTTAACAAGGCCTAAAGCGGATAGATCCACGGCTTCTTTATCCGGCCCGGCCGCGTTCAACATTCCGATCGAAACGGCGAGCATCGCCGCTGCCGCCAGAATCGTGCCTGTAAGTTTCATCTCCCGCTCCTTATACACCGCCTCGAACTTGATCCTGATCCACCGGGCCTATTCTCGAATATGTTATAACAGATAAACCTTGACATGGCAAGGCCTACAACCTTGAAATTTCAAGCATACCTCCGCTTATCCGAAATTTGTAGCCGGCCTCCATGGAAGGGTAGCTTACGCCGCCCGGGCTCATCATGTCGGCCGCGCTGAAAATATAATAATTGGAAGCGTCCACAACAGGGAAAGGCATCATCAGAATAAGCATCTTGCCGGTGAATGCAGCTCCGCCCTTTACCTGCGTCAGTTCATTGCCGTAGGCGAGCTTATAGGCCCGGGAAAGATTCACATCCACGCCCTTGTCGGCAATGGCCGACCCCATCTGGCCAAGTGTGCCGGCAAATATTTTGGAGGAGCCCTTTTTCACCTCTATAATGCTTTTTTCAGGGTGCGATACCACGGCGTCCACCAGAACAGTGAAAGTCTCTCCGTCTATAGTTAAATCCCTGGACCCGCTGTAAAGGAGGAAAACATTGATTATGTCCATAACCCTGGCAAACTGCGTTTGGCCGTTGTCAGGCGTAAGCGTCAGAAAGAACTTTTCCTTTTCGTCGCAGGAATTGCCGCCGTCCGGACAATTGGTGGCCTTGGTGCCGCTTATGTGGACGAAAGCGCCTTTTGAGGTTTTAAAACCGAAAGCGGGCATAAGATACTGATTTTTCACCTTCCCAAGTTCTATGGTGTATAGAGCCGCCTCTTTCAACACTGAAGCCGGCTCATTGACTCCGGACACTTCAGGCACAGCCCTCGGGGCGCTGAACATGGAATTCAGGTAATTAAAGAAAGGGGCCGCATCGCCGGATCGCGGCGCAGCCGCCGGGACAACCGGTATGGGCACAGCCGCTTCCGACGCCTTAATGCCTGAGATATCCAACCGTGTGTCAAAGGACCGGTTTTCAGCTTCCCCGGCCATAAGCGCGCCGGAGAACAAAACCGGAACTGCCGCAACAATAATAGTTCTGATAGTCTTTTTCATTTTTTCCTTTTTGCCCTATTATAGTTATAGCAGACCGCAGAAAGGCAATCCAGACCGATAGGCCTTGACTTGTCAAGGATAAAGGCCCAGCCCTTTATGGGTCTTTAGACCCATAAAGGGCAGGGCTTAGGGAATAGCGATTAGGGGTTTAGGGGAGGAAGCGCTACCTGTTTTCTTTTTTTATCAGCTTAAGGAAGGGAATAATGGCCGCCGCCCTTAAAGCGCCGGAAATGATGAGCAGCGTAATAAACCGGCTTCCGCCCAAAGGCGGCGCGAAATCATAAAGCCACCCGCCGACCAAAGCCCCGCCGAACTGGGCGATCCCCCCCACAAAAGCGAAAGCCGCGTTATAACCGGTTCTTTCAGCCGGGGTTGTGTAGTCGTAAATGAAATTGTTCATGCCTATTATGTAAGCCCCCCAGATTATTCCGGAGTAAAGCTCAACCGAAGCGAGAAAATAAAAATTACGGCTGAGCGTCCATAAAAACGGCACGGTCGGAATAATAAAAAAAGCGGCCTTAAGTATCTTAACGCTTCCCATTGCGTCAGCCGCAAGCCCCCATTTTTTCATGAACAGGTAAGTCATGAGCGGGCCGATGGTCATGATAACCGTGTAGCGCATATAGTCAAAATGCAGTTCTTTCAGCGCGTAAACGCTGAAATACGGAGCGGCGAGGAAGGTGGCTGAAAGCATGAGAAAAACCGAAAAAAACATGGCGGAAACCCGGTTCCGCCTGAAATCGAAAGCACTCAGCAGCTTGAACGGGGTCGTTTGCGGCAGATGGAACCTGGTTTTCGACTCATAATGGAGCGTCAGATAATAAAAAGAAAGCAGACGGGAAAAGCCCGCCGCAGCAAAAAGCGCTGCGAAACCCCATAGAACCCCCTCGCCTAAAAAACTCAAAAACCTGGCGGCCATGAAACTGGCGGTAAAAAAAGTCACACCCACAACCTGGAACCTGAAACCAAAAAACGCCCCTCGTTTGGACGCCGGGATATATTCCCCCACGAGGACGGCCCAGGGCGGGTTAGCCAGGTTTCCGCTTACTGCGTAAAGCACCGTCAGAAATATGAAAACAGGCAAAGCCGTCCCGGCAGGCAGGAACACGCAGAACGCCATAGCGAGGAGCGACGCAGCCTGAGCGAAAACAACCGCCAGCACGCTTTTTTTACAACTGCCGAGCCTGAGCACCAGCCGTTCCGTGAAAAATTGGGAAAAGGAGGAAACCAAAGCCGGCAATGAGCGCAAATACCCCACCGCCATGGTTGAGGCACCTATAGAAAGGACAAACGGCACAGCGTAGGGCTCGGCAAACCCGCTCATCACGGCCCAGGCCAGCCCGTCTTTTATTGAGGCGGCCACGCTTTTTTTTATGGATTTTCTTTGCATAAGACGGCGGAAATTATATAGATTGTACAAAATGGGGGGTTTTTCATGTCTGAAAACGGGTTGATAAGAACTTTTGAGGGACACTCGGACGGCGTGCTTTGCGCGGCCTTTTCTCCCAGCGGGAAATTTCTGGCCACGGGAAGCGAAGACAACACCATAAAACTGTGGTCCATCCCGGACGGCATTAATATACATACCCTCGCCGCCCACGGGGGCGATGTGAGGGACCTCGCTTTCTCACCGGACGGCGGCCTGCTTGCCTCCGCCAGCTGGGACAAAGCCGTAAAGATCTGGCGGATCTCTGATTATTCGCTTATAAACACTCTCTCCGGGCACGATTCCTGTGTAAACCGGGTTTGCTTTTCCCCCGACGGTAAGACATTGGCCACATCCTCCGATGATACTTCGCTTAAGATCTGGAACGCGGGCGGGTCGCTTTTAAAAACCCTGAAACCGGACATCGGCGATGTAAAAGCCATGGCGTTTTCCCCCAACGGCGATATACTGGCTATTGGCGGCGTGGAACTGCAGTTTTTGGCTTTAAAGGATTTTTCTCTTCTGAAAGATAACGATACTTATGTTTACGGCGTGCGGGATATGGCCTTTTCCCCTGACGGCAAGGCGCTTGCGGCCGCGCTTGGCATGGAAAAGAAAATGGAAATATGGTCGTCTGAAACACTGTCGCTTTCAGGCACGCTTAAGGACTCCGACTGGCTTAATTGCGCCGCTTTCACCCCCGACGGGAAATCAGTGGTCACCGGCGGCTCGGCGGTAAAGGCATGGGATATTCAAAGCGGCACAGTCATAAAAACCTTTGAAGGCCACACCGATGAAATCTATTCGGTTTGTGTTTCTCCCGACGGGCAATATATAGCCTCCGCCTCCAACGACAAAACGGCAAAACTCTGGAAAATCTGAGAAAAGTTGCAAGTTACAAGTCACAGGTCACATGTAAGAAGAATTTAATGAAAAAGGCGGCATTAGCGGCGTTTCTGGCGTTCGGTATTTCCAGCGCTTACGCTGCGGGCTTTCGCCTATCCGAGCAGGACGCTAAAGCGAACGGTATGGGCAACGCCTTCGTGGCCGCGGCGGATAACGCCTCAGCCGTGTGGTACAACCCGGCCGCCATGACCGAGCTTGATAAAACGAGCCTGTCTCTCGGCACAGTAATGGTATATCCCACAACGACGCATGACTATACCGGCGGTTCAGACGAGATCGCAAAGGTAGTACACATCCCCCCCTACTTTTACGCTACCCACAAACTAAATAATAAAATGGCGCTCGGCTTTGGTTTCAATGCTCCTTTCGGGTTGTCCACCGATTGGGATACAACTTCCCATGCCGCTTCGGTAGCCGCTTATTCCGATATAAAGGCTTACAGCTATAACCTTAACGGAGCCTACAAGGTTAGCTATAAGCTCTCGCTCGCCTTGGGCGCGGACTATGTCTATCTAGACGCCACCATGAACAACACTAGTATGGATCTCTCCGGCAATGGCCATGGCTGGGGCTACAATGCCGCGGTTTTCTACAGGGCCGGCGACAAGTGGAACTTTGGCGCCAATTACAGGAGCTCCGTAAAGATAGATGTTGACGGGACGGCAACAGTAGCCGCTTTGGGCAGTTCCAACGACGCTTCAACCAGGATAACTCTGCCGGACACCTTCCAGATAGGCGCGGCCTACAAAGCGAATGAAAAGTGGCTGGTCAGCGCCACCGCTGACTACACCAACTGGGCCACCTATCACGCGTTGATCGTGAAGTCCAACACCATAACAGCCCTGACTTCATATCTTAATAGTGTTGTGCCTGGCGGCTATCCTGTCAGCAACACCATCACTGAGCGGAAGAACTGGCAGAGCGTCTGGGGCTTCCATGCCGGTACCGAGTATAAGTACTCAGATACCTGGGCTTTCCGGGCCGGTACTTTCTATGACTGCAACCCGGTAAAGGAAAAGTACTTCGACACGAGCATACCGGATTCGGACCGCATGGCCTTCTCTATCGGCGCCGGGTACACCAAGGGCAACATCGTAGCCGATCTCTCTTACACCTACCTGATGCTGGTGAAAAGGACCGTAGACAGCGCTACCAATACCCTGGACGGCATCTACAAATCGTCCGCCCATCTGCCGGCTATCAGCGTTGGTTGTAAATTTTAGGAAAAGGATAGAGTCGTAAACAATTATAAAAGCCCCCGCGTCTTTTTAAAGGACGCGGGGGCTTCGTTATAAAAATTTTGTCCTGCCAACTACTAACGACCGGCTGTCTTTCTATATTTATCTTTCTTCTTCAATGTGCCAGGGCTTTTCTGAAACTTTTTTATTGTCCTCCAGCCCGCCCAAAGCTGAAACCACCATATCCCTCAGCTGTTCTATATCAAACGGCTTTGTAATGTACCCGGAAGCGCCCATTTTCAGCGTTTTTATCGCCGTGTCCAGGTCCTCCTCGCCGGTAAGCATAAACACTATCGGTTGGCAGGTCAGCTCTTTCAAACCTGCAAGCACGCCAAGCCCGTCCATGGACGGCATCTTTATATCCAAAAGCACTACCGAGGGCCGCTCGGAGACAATAAGGCGCAGGGCCGCTTGCCCCTCCATGGCGGTCAGCACTTGATAATCGGAAAATACCTGCTGCAGTATCAGGGTGATACTTTCGTCGTCATCCACCACTAAGATTTTATGAGCCATCTGCTCTATTATACAAAAGTCGGCGCGCGTCCGTAATTTTACCCGGGATTTACAACGGCGATTACGCAAAATTTATATAATTACTTATCCTTAATCCTCAAACAGGAGCGCAAACAATGTCTGAAGCCCCTAATCATACCCGGCAATACCGCCGCCGCCGTTTTCTTAACTGGTTCCCTCTCGGCCTGACCTACGCCACTTTTTACATGGGCCGCTACAACCTCAACGTGGCCTCAAAAACCATGATGGATATGTTCCACCTGAGCAAGGCGGAATTCGGCATGATAGCCACGGCCGGTTTCTGGACATACGCGCTGTCCGTTGCCTTCAACGGCCCGCTGGCCGACCGCATAGGCGGCAAGAAAGCCATACTGATAGGCGCCGCCGGAGCTGCGCTTTTAAACCTGGTAATAGGCCTGCTGTTCCTGTGCGGCTGGCAGACCAAGCTGATAGTGGGGATGTCTCTCCTTTACGCCGTTAATCAGTATTTCCAATCCTTCGGCGCCCTCTCCGTGGTGAAGGTCAACGCCCCGTGGTTCCACGTAAAAGAGCGCGGCGTATTCGGCGGCATCTTCGGCATAATGATCTCCGGCGGCTACTTCCTGGCCATGACCGTGGGCGGCTGGATACTGTCCGCGCTGCCCTGGTACTGCGTGTTTCTGATCCCCTCCGCGGCCATAATGCTGATGTTCGTAGTGGACCTTTTCCTGGTAAAGGACACACCAAAGGAAGCCGGCTTTGAGGATTTCAACACCGGTGACGCGACCTCGCACGAAACGGGCGGCCAGCCGCTCCAGTTCGGCGAACTGATGACCCGCGTGTTCACCAACCCGGTAATAATTACGCTGGCCGTCTCGGAGTTCTGCACCGGCTTCGTGCGCCAGGGCCTTATGCTCTGGTTCGTTCCTTTCCTCAGCGAAGTGCATAAGATATCATACGGCTCCGCGCTGTTCACCATTGCCACCTCCGGAGTGACTGTGGGCGGCATAATCGGCGGAATACTGTGCGGCTACCTGTCGGACAAATGGTTCCAGTCCCGCCGCCCGCCCGTAGCCTTCCTCTTCTATCTGGGCCAGATAGTCTCGCTGTTCCTCCTAGGCCGCACAGCCAGCCCCGTGGTAGCGTCATTTATGATAGGCGTTTCCTGCATGTGGATATTCGGCGTGCACGGCATGCTTACCGGCACCGCCTCCATGGACTTCGGCGGAACCAAAGCGGCTTCCACAGTGGCCGGACTGCTGGACGGCGTGCAGTATCTGGCCTCCGGCCTTACGGGATTTATGATGGGGCACTTCCTTGATAAATGGGGCTGGGGCTCGTGGACCTACATGATAATGCCGTTCTCATTAATGGGCGCGCTTCTGATGACGCGGCTTTGGAACGAAACCCCGCTGAAGAGAACTCCCGACGTCGAAGCCCCGATTCTTGCAAGGCCCATATTGGAAGAAGAGGTGGAATAGGACTCAAAAAACAGCCTTACCAATAAAAACCCCGCGCTGGCCGCGGGGTTTTTATTTTGTTTTACTAGTAAATGATTTTATTGCTTGCTGTTCTTTTCGGCAAGCAATTTTATCAGGCCGTCCACTCCGGATTTGGCGATTACGCTTGCGAACTGGCTGCGGTAATTGGTCACCAGCGAAACGCCGTCAATAATCACGTCAAACACCTGCCATGTTTCCCCCGCGCTTTCCATCCGGTAATCTATCGTGATGGGCGGCTGTCCGGGCTGCCTGGCGACGGTCTTTACCAAAGCTTCGCCCGTGGCCGG
This is a stretch of genomic DNA from Elusimicrobiota bacterium. It encodes these proteins:
- a CDS encoding DUF2723 domain-containing protein, which codes for MPENFHLTAAVVIPAYNEAKRISATLEALTSHIRQGTLKPLDIREIIISDDGSNDETEAVVRKFKPSLPNLKLIKSKRNFGKGHAVRTGFFQASADWVLVADADMSTPWTEARRLALHCLQQKASGAIGSRGLPESNILKHQSFFRERLGKSFNLLVRALTRLPYTDTQCGFKLFKRQEVEKIFASLKIDRFAWDVEFLVFCRRAGVKIVEIPVTWENSEQTRVRMLRDGFDMAFSVLSISPGNAAVPALFACAAFFVPLAAYLLTLAPTAFWQDSGIYLAAAREFGIPYPTGFPLYVIMTYLAGLVPIGTFAQRVHTVSALAGAGTCLAVYLTVVRLSIKGERPGLMERSAAFIMALGAGFSFALWCQAVNSEVYSLHAFIVALMLYFLLRLDENPSLAWSLWPLACVAGLGFANHPMIVGMLPVLCFAIWKHKDKARTWLKVFPVFLLAGLLPYAYFPFRSRANPLTDWGDPETLGKFIHLISATHWTAEKASYSFFGHDFWMRVVDLFRLFFLQFGPVAIPLGFIGGIALHRKKYFWFWCLTIACGFALFLPMLYHQTAEFESWFIPAYIVFTIAAGQGTFEAIQRINARWPDRPGMPWAFLLALALVYPGLLLTIALPDVNRAKDWDAEDYATNILRGVGPGAIFFISGDNPSSTVLYEQAALDLRRDVAAVNIDALWAPWYRDHMNKNLHLSWGRLRAPPPGSDYSPGDYAMALIRGNPGRPAYILIPKHLGSQPNVQFSPAGMVFRISETHIEEPAWKWDFKFHDPETLIRKRRPDQRRLINDIRREMKLGFLQAYSTGGAEFLQRNDFKEAALLYAKAVELAPDREDLRLRLGVVLAQMGDYPAARGVFTELVKLFPENYQAYYDLGNVLLELGDKREAQGAYLRALEIEPGFEMAKKALGGL
- a CDS encoding outer membrane protein transport protein produces the protein MKKAALAAFLAFGISSAYAAGFRLSEQDAKANGMGNAFVAAADNASAVWYNPAAMTELDKTSLSLGTVMVYPTTTHDYTGGSDEIAKVVHIPPYFYATHKLNNKMALGFGFNAPFGLSTDWDTTSHAASVAAYSDIKAYSYNLNGAYKVSYKLSLALGADYVYLDATMNNTSMDLSGNGHGWGYNAAVFYRAGDKWNFGANYRSSVKIDVDGTATVAALGSSNDASTRITLPDTFQIGAAYKANEKWLVSATADYTNWATYHALIVKSNTITALTSYLNSVVPGGYPVSNTITERKNWQSVWGFHAGTEYKYSDTWAFRAGTFYDCNPVKEKYFDTSIPDSDRMAFSIGAGYTKGNIVADLSYTYLMLVKRTVDSATNTLDGIYKSSAHLPAISVGCKF
- a CDS encoding WD40 repeat domain-containing protein — encoded protein: MSENGLIRTFEGHSDGVLCAAFSPSGKFLATGSEDNTIKLWSIPDGINIHTLAAHGGDVRDLAFSPDGGLLASASWDKAVKIWRISDYSLINTLSGHDSCVNRVCFSPDGKTLATSSDDTSLKIWNAGGSLLKTLKPDIGDVKAMAFSPNGDILAIGGVELQFLALKDFSLLKDNDTYVYGVRDMAFSPDGKALAAALGMEKKMEIWSSETLSLSGTLKDSDWLNCAAFTPDGKSVVTGGSAVKAWDIQSGTVIKTFEGHTDEIYSVCVSPDGQYIASASNDKTAKLWKI
- a CDS encoding MFS transporter — translated: MQRKSIKKSVAASIKDGLAWAVMSGFAEPYAVPFVLSIGASTMAVGYLRSLPALVSSFSQFFTERLVLRLGSCKKSVLAVVFAQAASLLAMAFCVFLPAGTALPVFIFLTVLYAVSGNLANPPWAVLVGEYIPASKRGAFFGFRFQVVGVTFFTASFMAARFLSFLGEGVLWGFAALFAAAGFSRLLSFYYLTLHYESKTRFHLPQTTPFKLLSAFDFRRNRVSAMFFSVFLMLSATFLAAPYFSVYALKELHFDYMRYTVIMTIGPLMTYLFMKKWGLAADAMGSVKILKAAFFIIPTVPFLWTLSRNFYFLASVELYSGIIWGAYIIGMNNFIYDYTTPAERTGYNAAFAFVGGIAQFGGALVGGWLYDFAPPLGGSRFITLLIISGALRAAAIIPFLKLIKKENR
- a CDS encoding ornithine carbamoyltransferase, with the protein product MGFNLKNRNFLKELDFTKEELVFLLKLSKDFKAAKYAGAEQQRLTGKNIALIFEKSSTRTRCAFEVAALDQGAHVTYLEPTGSQMGHKETVKDTARVLGRMYDGIEYRGFGQAIVEELARFAGVPVWNGLTNEWHPTQMMADVLTMTEHSPKPLEKISYAYVGDARFNMGRSLLVIGSILGMDVRIGAPKGLQPDAGLVATCKEISRISGARITVTDKAAQAVKGVDFIHTDVWVSMGEPKEVWAERIKLLKPYQVNPVLMKKSGNKNVKFMHCLPAFHNADTKVGKQVSEQFGLRNGIEVTEDVFESKACIAFDQAENRMHTIKAVMVATLGR